A region of the Mytilus galloprovincialis chromosome 1, xbMytGall1.hap1.1, whole genome shotgun sequence genome:
CTACAAATTATTTGGATAATGCCCATAAAGTTTGTCACATTAATATTATACATGCTGTTTGACAGCATAAGTCTACAACCATAACCACTCTGTGCTGGTATTTGAATGGATAAAATCCAGCATTTATTAGttctcaataaaataaaaaatgattgaaaGAGAAAAGGAGAAGGGGGAGTACTCACTGCATACATGTAACACACCAAAAACCAGACATGTTGGAGTTTTATAAACTGGGTCATGTCTAGAGGTACATGCAGCTAGGGATAAATAGGAAAAGGATTGCACATTAAGTTATTGCATGTGTGTTATGATGTTCGATGATAAAAAAAGGGGAAAGTATGCCATGTATCaacattgtaaaaataaaagtaatatgaACAtcttaataataatattaaaatatattattatccTCATTTAATGTTATATTCTACTGTGATTCAATCATCATAAAGTAAAACCATAAAAGACTCAGAAATATCAAAAATCTTATTATAACTACCACGGTGCAGGAATTTAAATTAGCTCGGGTTCAAGATCAGGGACCTGACTTTTCTATCAGGAGagatcttttcattttttaattacaaaagtCAAGGGCCacctatatatataattctttacaCAGGACTGTTGACTTTCTTAAAAGGAGAACTTTTTACCTGAAAAGTCAAATGCAACTAGACCTTTCATTGTTTAGAGAAAATTTTAATCCCTGatgtaaaaataatttaacacTTAGTACGGACCACATCAACCACAAACTTTTTAAGGGTTagtttatcaaaaatattcaaaagtcATACTTTCTATCATACTAAGGACAAGAAAACACTTACAACTCTGGCTAGATTATTTACACCATCCTTATTTATCTTTATATCTTCACTCTTTTCTGCAATAAACTTAGCAGCAGCCTTAGGCATCATAACACTAGCCATACTTCCACTCGTGTAATGTcttacaatatttaatatactgaacctctgaaaaaaataaatacatcatATGAACTTCAATATCATTTGGACTGGAACTGCcatgtttcatttgttttttcaACTTTTACTCAGAAGATGCCTTTATTGtgtttatacatataaaaaaaggaccacatgataaaaaataaatgggaAGTTAAGTAGTACttcttcagaattttttttttaagtatttgaatTTGGGAAATCTGATAAGGATGTCATACTAAAAAAATGCAGAGTTTAGTAGTTCCTTGAATGCATTAATTATATAATTCTCAATTATTATTTATACTTGTCAACTTTTGGAACTGCAAGTACCGGGGTAGACAGAATTTTGATCACCCATGCACTTTTATAACACTCATggattaattaattaatttaccTGAAGAAAAAATATCTTCCAAAGAGATATTCTTATATAATAGAAGAAATTTAAATGTCCCATTGTtacatacatgttttttttttaaatgtcatcaaTTACAACACAATTACATTGTCAAATACAATACAATCAATGCACTTAATTACATTGTCCATGTAATTAATAACATTGACTATTAGTTAATTAATTACATTGTccatgtaattaattacattgagtATTAGTTAATTAATTACATTGGTTATTagttaattaattacattgattattagttaattaattacattgattATTAGTTAAAGATCGTTAAAGGAAAATTTATACAGGCAATCaagtataaattaaaaattcAGAGTGTTTTGAGATTGAGATTACTGTCCACAGGCACTACCGTCTGTAAAAATGGGATATACTATCaacacttttacaaaaaatcacgTCCTTTTTTTCGTAAAAGTGTGGATAGTATTGTAAATTGCCCATGACAGAAACTAGTGCCTGTACAACTGTCACTCATTATTGTGCTATCGTGTAGAACATTTCCCAATCTAAAATGAATACAGAGGTTACAATCACATTggttataaatattaaataaagtgGACTGGCTTCTAATTTTACCATTAGTTTATACCGTCAACCACgtgctactttcactttcacaTTAAAATAGGTCACGGAAAACAATTTTCAGCCATAAGTTCCTCCGTTATCTGGAGCACCTACGAAAGAAACCGATGATGGCCTATCATCATGTATCATATGTTCTATAACACATAACCCGACAACAGCATTATAAATGTTTCATACTAAGTTATTAAtgccagagacatatatgtctctgttaatgCTGATATCGGTCGGTGTTCAGTGGTCATTccataattagaaaaaaatatataattcactAAATTTAAACCAAAATCCACCATTGAAGTACTCCAAAGGAGACTTCAGCATATTAAGGTGACGCTAAAGCTGGACACCAAATAACTAACAGTAAAACTATTAGCGACACACAACCAGAAACATACATGTCTCTGATACAACTTGACTTACATTCCGAATCGCATAGAAGCACCCAAGCAATTAAGAAACAGACTAAGAACACTTGCTGTAGAATCTCAGCACGACACAACCTGAACACAAATAACTGTCCGAAAGTAGCTCTCAGTTACACACAGCCTTACCCGGCCACTTCTACTtatatttttgtctatctgatgagttaagcctttttcaactgatttttatagttcgttcttatgttgtactgttataccactgtcccaggttaggggagggttggaatcccgctaacatgtttaaccccgccacattatttatgtatgtgcctgtcccaagtcaggagcctgtaattcagtggttgtcgtttgtttatgtgttacatatttgtttttcgttcattttttacataaataaagccgttatagttttctcgtttgaattgttttacattgtcttatcggggcctagctattatagctgactttgcggtatgggctttgctcattgttgaaggccgtacggtgacctatagttgttaatatctgtgtcattttggtcctttgtggatagttgtctcattggcaatcataccacatcttctttttttatattagcacAGATGTATGAAACTGACAGTATCATCTACTAAGAACATCGAGACACAATCTTAGCCAAAGTTATTGTTCGAAAGTAGCATCTAAGCAATATATAAGTCCTATAACAACTTACTGTTCGAAAGTAGCATCTCAGCACTACATTGCCCTTAGCACAACATTTACTGTTCGAAAGAAGCATCTCAGCAATACACAGCCTTAGCACAACTTCCTGTTCGAAAGAAGCATCTCAGCAATACACAGCCTTAGCACAACTTCCTGTTCGAAAGAAGCATCTCAGCAATACACAGCCTTTGCACAACTTCCTGTTCGAATGTAGCATCTCAGCAATACACAGCCTTAGCAAACCTTACTGTTCGAAAGTTGCATCTCACCAATATACAGCCTTAACACAACTTACTGTTCGGAAGTAGCATCTTAGCACAACTGTCTTATACTGACAGTAGAGTCTCAGCATTACACAGCCTTAGCATAAATTATTGTCCAACTGTTGCATCTTAGCTAAACATTGGCACAACTGTCTTAAAAgacagtaaaataacaacaagacaAAGTCTTTGCCGACTAACTGTCTCAATCCTACAGTAGAATCTCAGCAAGACTCAACCTTGGCACAACGTACAGTTTAAAAATTACCGAAGCGTCTCATCAAGAAACGGCAAGTTTTATTGTATAATCTTAACAAGACACAGCATTAACACAACTTGCTATCTGAATCTTACAATAGCATCTCAACAAGACACAACAGCACAACTTACTGTAGCATCTCAGCTAACTGTCCGAATTAAGTAAGACAGAGCCTTAGCACAACATACCGTCTAAATATTACCGCAGAATATCAATAAGACACAATCTTGGCACAACCTATTGTTTGGAAATAACAGTAGCACAGCAGGAAGCCGCCGACTAAGCAAAACTTACTACAGAATCTTAGCGTCCGAATCTTACAGTGTCATCTCACTTAACACAACCTTGGCATTGCATACTGCATAGAATCTCTTCAAACACAGCCTTAACACAACTTCCTGTCTGAATCTTACAGTAGAATTTCAGCATAGTAGTCTTGGCGTATATACTAGTCGAATCTTAAAGTAGATAAACAGGACAGGACACATCCTTGGCACAACTAACAGACAGAATTTTACAATAGCATCTCAGCAATAAATAGCCTCAACATAACTGCATAAAACTTACAGAAGAATCTAAGCAATGCACATCAGCAAAACTTCCTGAACTTATAGTAGAATCTCAGCCTTAGCACAACTTTCTTTCACTTACAGAATCTCAGTAAGACACAGCTTTAGCACAACTTTCTTTCACTTACAGAATCTGAGTAAGACACAGCTGAAGCACAACTTTCTTTCACTTACAGAATCTCAGTAAGACACAGCCTTAGCACAACTTTCTTTCACTTACAGAATGTGAGTAAGACACAGCTGAAGCACAACTTTCTTTCACTTACAGAATCTCAGTAAGACACAGCTTTAGCACAACTTTGACTTTCACTTACATAATCCCAGTAAGACATAGTCTTAGTACAACTTCTTTCACTTACAGAATCTCAGTAAGAAACAGCTTTAGCACAACTTTGACTTTCACTTACAGAATCCCAGTAAGACACAGCTTTAGCACAACTTCTTTCACTTACAGAATGTCAGTAAGACACAGCCTTATCACAACTTTGACTTTCACTTACAGAATATCAGTAAGACATAGCCTTAGCACAACTTCTTTCACTTACAGAATCACAGTAAGACACAGCCTTATCACAACTTTGACTTTCACTTACAGAATCCCAGTAAGACATAGCCTTAGCACAACTTCTTTCACTTACAGAATCTCAGTAAGACACAGCCTTATCACAACTTTGACTTTCACTTACAGAATCTCAGTAAGACAAAGCTTTAGCACAATTTTGACTTTCACTTACAGAATCCCAGTAAGACACAGCCTTAGCACAGCTTTCTTTCACTTACAGAATCCCAGTAAGACACAGCCTTAGCACAACTTCTTTCACTTACAGAATCTCAGTAAGACACAGCTTTAGCACAACTTTGACTTTCACTTACAGAATCTCAGTAAGACACAGCCTTAGCACAACTTTCTTTCACTTACAGAATCTGAGTAAGACACAGCTGAAGCACAACTTTCTTTCACTTACAGAATCTCAGTAAGACACAGCTTTAGCACAACTTTGACTTTCACTTACAGAATATCAGTAAGACATAGCCTTAGCACAACTTCTTTCACTTACAGAATCACAGTAAGACACAGCCTTATCACAACTTTGACTTTCACTTACAGAATCCCAGTAAGACATAGCCTTAGCACAACTTCTTTCACTTACAGAATCTCAGTAAGACACAGCCTTATCACAACTTTGACTTTCACTTACAGAATCTCAGTAAGACATAGCCTTAGCACAACTTCTTTCACTTACAGAATCACAGTTAGACACAGCCTTATCACAACTTTGACTTTCACTTACAGAATCCCAGTAAGACATAGCCTTAGCACAACTTCTTTCACTTACAGAATCTCAGTAAGACACAGCCTTATCACAACTTTGACTTTCACTTACAGAATCTCAGTAAGACAAAGCTTTAGCACAATTTTGACTTTCACTTACAGAATCCCAGTAAGACACAGCCTTAGCACAGCTTTCTTTCACTTACAGAATCCCAGTAAGACACAGCCTTAGCACAACTTCTTTCACTTACAGAATCTCAGTAAGACACAGCTTTAGCACAACTTTGACTTTCACTTACAGAATCTCAGAAATACAAAGCCTTAGCACAACTTTCTTAAACTTAAAGAATCTCAGTTAGACACAGCTTTAGcacaaataaatgtatgaatCTAATACATTTTTAGTAGCATAAGCCTTAAACTATATCTGTCTAAAACTGACGTAGTATCTCAATCACATCTATCTATGTGAATCTTAAATTGACATTTAAACAATACATAGGTTTGTAACATCCAATTAGACTCATATTAGCATCTCAAAACATAGGTTAATTaagatgtattttaaattttcttttgttgttgGGTTTTCACCATTTATCATGCATCTTCTTGTATTCATTAACAGTATGTACCCACATCTGTATTGTAAACAGACTGAGCTATACTTCAACTGATGGTATAGGGTTTGTTCAATATACTGTACCAAACAAATGGTACATTTCTATGACCTTTACACAATGCCCTACTCAATCTATAGAGATATATTAAATGTAGGACATGTAGAATAAAAAGTtttaacattgaaaactaaagaaatgaaatattttggaaCATCCAGAATTTAATTTCAGGACATCTAAAATGTAATTCTGATGGTGCTAAATTCAATATATGGAAGTCCTACAATATTTCAGGATCTCCTAGCATCAGATTATTTAGGTCCTAAAATATTTCTGGATATCATGAAATTGAATTGTAGATATTCCAATTGCTCAAAACTGCAATCTTGACAATCAGATGAAAAATGGCTTTACTGGTGTTCTTCATCACAACATTTTCTGGAAGGTCTTCAACGAGTTGCTTTTCTCATACCTATTTCATCTCTGTAATTAAGACAGTTAGGTCAAGCATACTTAGGTAACCCAGTTTAAAGGTTAAGTAGTTAAAAAACTAAAggaatttcatgtttttatatcaACTAAATTATATGAGacattcataaatataaaacattctGTGAAatctattttaataaaataataaagcaATGAAATAAATATCACGAATCCTTATCAAAATATCCATGTGTTCTTCCTTCTACAAAAGATAAATATGCATCCCTAGTATATTTCCTTGGTATACGACCCACAGGTTCTAAGTCTGCATAGCATTTATCAAACACTTTGTCCACAACCGTAGCAGCTTCATCCATTGTCACATTTCTCACTAACAGTACTGAATGTAAAGCTTTGTTCTTCACACATAACTGAAAATATTGGTAAATTAACTTGATTAAACATGTAATATCTTCCAATAATTTCATCTGATCAAACAATATCttcaatagaattttttttttaaagaaattatagtaatatctataatactaaaattacgaggtccaatttgtcagccgtcatcacgtaaaaacgacgaatcacagaattcaactttatatataactaatatagtacaaaggtgtagattaaaaattacaccactccaggcccttttgttttccacgtaattaatattgccaataattaagaagttctgGGTCGAGTCTGCTACCGATACcaaaagtatattcacctgttacctattaccttatctgtacgttccgcatctgacaggcgcaccaccaaacgttgtattcaggattaatatgctatatacacgggtatTAACCACAggattgacactactaaattgtcaaattgttacctattgtagtattttaatcagtaagactttctaagataacaatacgaatactaaaaatctggataaaaataaggcgtataggtacagttttcaatttgttagtgggcatgacgtaaaagcgaagcaaagaattcaactttatttataacttatataggacaatgctgttgattaaaaaatacttttatcttttaattggcatgactttatcagatgacaatactaatactaaaataaggcttgcgcatagttatatactttaattcagtcacgggtgtgttctagtagtatTAATGATTTCCAATTTTACTAGAGTTGACAACTAAAATGTGTCACTCACAGCAATATTGGAATCATTAATCTTTGTTACTGTTAATGATTGTTTTCAGCATACTAATGAGTCTTCTATTTCGATTCTGTCATTATTTTCCCATGATACACGTTCTGGACTCTGCATTCATAAGTATGTTTAACATCACTTACCACTACACAGTCCATCTTCGCACCCCAGGGCACAAGTTTTACTCCATATGCTTACAATTTGGAATAGGTCTTTCttctatttatttgtttatttgttaaaggCTACATCCAGCAACCTTGGCTATATCAAGACAGATAGTTTTAAATTGATGGAGGAAGATGGAGTAACCAGAGAGAATTATTGACCTTTGGcaagaaaactggaaaatccttTTTCAATAAAATGGCAGTGGAATACATCTTGCCAATATGGAGGTTTTAAACTCAAAATCTTAGATTTGACAGGCAAGTGATGAACTACTTAGAACACTCATATATTTGTACACCAAAGTCCTTTACTGTTAAAAGCCATGATGTGATATCTATATGTGTAGAAAGCACTTTTCATTTCTGAGTTATTAGATGAAAGGCTACatcattggtattcataccacatGTCCTAAATGTCTTCATGTTGACTCAACTGATATAAATCTTTGATTTTAAATGACTCTAGTAAAAGACTTCTGTGCTTGAGACTAAGACATCTTAAAATACTCAATGGGTATACCTGATGTGCTTCTTTATAATTCCAAGGAGAAGCTTCACCATTCATCATAGATGTTGCAATTGAACAATGTGTGAAGTTTGATGCTCTAATCTGAAATGTAAAGCCATACATTGTATAATGCGAGTTTTTATGTTCCAATTTGATTGTAAAGCCATACATCATATAAGAGTTAATTTTTGTGTTCTATTCTGAAATATGAAGCAATACACTGTAAAAGTGTGCATTTGTATGCTCTAATTTGACATGTGAACCCATACATTAGATAAGTTGGCATTTGTATGCTCTAATTTGACATGTGAACCCATACATTAGATAAGTTGGCATTTGTATGCTCTAATTTGACATGTGAACCCATACATTAGATAAGTGGGCATTTGTATGCTCTAATCTGAAATGTTAAGCCATACATCGTATAAGTGTGAATTTGTATGCTCTTATCTGTACTGTAACTCTATGCATCATATAAGTGTGAATTTGTGTGTTCTAATCTGAAATGTAAAGCCATAGATTGTTTAAGTGTGAATTTTTATGTACCTTATTACATGTGTATATGTAACAACAATAGATTACAGACACAGAGTGATAGCAGCAGCTCATTATTGCATTGAAAAGATTGTATAGTTTTTCTGAAGTTAAACATATTAGTTATATAAATTAACAATACCTCTGTACATGCTACTTGTTCTATATCTGTAAAATCCACCTTGGCACGACAATTATCATAGGCATGTGTAAGTTCATGGGCTAATACTGAACAACAAACATCTTTTTTCCTTGTATTGTTTTGGCAGACAACAatctaaataaaagaaaaaaaatgcttcATACATATTCTAGTTATTCAGATTTCAGAACGACCAAATAAATGAATGGTTGTGACTTTGTAGATAAGAATGTGATGTTTGAATAAATATGAAAAAGTTTTGTAAGAGGATATTTTCTTTGCTTTTAAgaatgattaaataaaaaatttctttataatacagttttattgaaaaaattgtATGAATACAATACAGCAGTACAAGTGTATCAATGAATGCTCAAGGTTAATCATATGACCTTAAATATCCTTGTATAGCTATATGTAGAATTTTGTATTGCatcaatttaaatgtaaaatatgctGGATTCTAAAGAAAGAGTAGACAATAGAGTTAAAAATAAAGAGCTGAGACAGGAGGACATGATAAATGAAGGCATGATAAGCCAGtcactttttaaagaataaagttTCCCAActcctcaatgtcatatcagaaatttataaacaaaaaaactaaaaggaggttaaagcgtttttgagttattgtctgacaTGTTGATAAACCGATGGACAGACTTTTACGTTGTACAAATCACCTAAAATGAGTAACAAACATTTACTAACCTTTTGTAACTTAATAGAAATTTTCCCAGTATTTTTTCCTTTTCCAAATGCAGTTATTTTACACAGAGTAACAAGAAagttgattttatagaaaagacACAGCTAATATCAGAGCTTTGAACACAATATTTGATTCTTGTAGAGAATTGTAAACTAACCTGATTAGAATTAGGATCATATCCTCCATTACATCTTTCTCTGCATGGTTCACAAGAGATGTGTCGACCTAAATTTATctcactgaaataaaaataaaaaaatagatttcaactttgctaaaaaaaaagttgattaagcATGTAACTTTGCTGTTCATTTCATAGTTTGGTGGTTCACATAAGTTTACTTTCCTGTATTCATGTgcatatattttaatttcattttaaatatattgacTATTATATTCATGTACGTGTATTTCTAATTGCATTTCTATGATACATGTATTCACTTATCATATtcatgtacatgcaattttttgtttttgcaatTCCCTTAAATTTACATTCCATATTCATGTACATGTTTATCTGACTGTGTAAAGTGTTTTTACTTTCATGTGGAAAGCATAAATACTGATACTGATGCTAAATCTATAAAAGCTGCAGTGGTAGTCAAGTTTataacatcaattaaaaaaaaccctcaTACTTTCATAATGTTCAATCATTTCGCAAATACATGTAACTTCAAACAACTATTACTGCATGACACACACTgttaatttagtaaagtaagtaAACGAtaacataaataataaacaaaccaTCCTTTACTCTTCAAAGCGGCTAACATAAGCTTTACTTgagaatctaaaattaaaaaaggcAAGATTGTTAGATTGATGtcagatacatgtattatattgtaaacacatttgattttgtggtgttgtaagatgcttttttttgtatttgtgatCTTAACATAGATAAAATTAGCCCACACAAATTGGAGGTAAATCTCCTGTTTTGAGTAGACACTGCTTTCtgtctattgcacaatattttttttttagaaaatagcaaaatcaataaaaagcaaatattttaaaataagtaaatatatgCATTATAGACACAGAAGAATTCGGTCTAACTAAAAAGtacacataaaacaaaaacaggaTAACCACAGATGATAAgtaaagagggtggtaaagggggggtgcttgcacgaaaaaaacgtgaaataagacataatttcacgttgaacgtgaaataatttctgtaatgaacgttgcacgaaaaataaatacttttatgtgaaccttttgtgactgaatcactgtctttttgtatatattaactctttgttttacttgatattcccgatttagtatacacatttatgatttaattggtttacagcttttaaaaaagtatttcttgacgatccctgccaagtgtttgaattttatttgaaaataccgagcacgcaaaataagactttgaaaatcacgatgcacgttaaattaaataagcagaacacgttgaacgaggcacccgtcttgcacgactgaacgtcaaataaaaaagtaaaaacatgttgaacatgaaataaaaaacggcgatcacgttgcacgaaaat
Encoded here:
- the LOC143044249 gene encoding mitochondrial inner membrane protease ATP23 homolog codes for the protein MSNTKDTGANEEKSQEQLKKEKLKPTEEEDYGYYFYPDRDTRSKVDEDKSFLSKKWEKFMRSGYSGDSGDQLKCESNVIWCKENDSQVKLMLAALKSKGCEINLGRHISCEPCRERCNGGYDPNSNQIVVCQNNTRKKDVCCSVLAHELTHAYDNCRAKVDFTDIEQVACTEIRASNFTHCSIATSMMNGEASPWNYKEAHQLCVKNKALHSVLLVRNVTMDEAATVVDKVFDKCYADLEPVGRIPRKYTRDAYLSFVEGRTHGYFDKDS